The following DNA comes from Enterocloster bolteae.
GCCGGTTGCGGGTTTCATGAAGCTGCTTTCTGGTTCCCCTGATATACTCCTGCTGAAGGGCACCATATCTGGCTCTGGCTTCCAGCTGGACCTGGGACAGCTGCTGCTCCATCTTAAGCCTGAGGCTTTCCTTATAGGTCCGATCCACATCATATATCATAATCCCGCCTGTTATGAGGATAATGACTCCGCCAGCCAGCTCTGCGAACCACCCTGTCAGCACCGGTTCATGGAGTGGGAACATCTTCCCTGCCACAAGGGCACACATAAAGACACTGTTTCCGGCCAGCACGGCAAGACAGCAGGGACGCTTCTTACAGACAGCCCAGCCGGAAGTGGCCAGCAGCCAAAAAGCAGTGAACCACTTATACAATCCAAGTATATTGCCATATGTGTACAAGGCTCCCGCTGTCTCAGCCGGAATCAGAGGCTGGATAAGGACGCTCAGACAAATTAAAAAACCTGCCGCGCAGGCGGGAACATATACTCTCCCAGGCAGGCCGCAGATCTGCCACTGGATCCACATCATAGAAAAAAACATCCCATAATAACAGAAGCGCTCCGCCAGCAGGACCCAGTACATACTCTCCGACATTACCTGGAACAGGGGCCAGGCCGTGCTGCCGCAGAAACAGAAGCAGAGAAACGCCATCGCCCCATATGGCCTGGAAAACCGTCTGACAGCCCCCAGGCACAGGCACATGGCTCCAATGAGAAAAGCCGCCATAATTGCAGCGCCATGGATTAAAAGCCGCAGTTCAGAGGTTCTGGACACCAGCTGCGGCACGCCAAAAGCCGGCGGATATACCATGCCGCTGTAAAAATGGCTGTCATCCTCCGCCTCAACTACAATCTCAATTCTGTCCTTAGCTGTGAATGTTACCATGCTCACCGGGGGACGGGGCCCCATGTCCCCGTTTATGTTCCCGTCCATGCCCACGCTCTGCTTCAGCTTACCGTTCACCCAAAGTCTCCAGCGAGAGTAGACCGGTGTCAGCTCCAGTCCGTATTCCTGCTCATGCCCCTCTGTGAGGATCACTGTCCTATAGGTTCCTTTCCCGTGGGGAGAAGCCTCCCGATCCCCCAGGTCAAAGCCTCCATACCTGCCTATGTAAAAATATGCGTCCGGAGTATGGTTTTCAATTTCATCCGGGGACAGCAACTTGTCCTGGTAGAAGGACCAGCCGTCCGTAAGATAGAACATAGGGTGCCTGCTGTACCACTGTTCCTCCAGCCATATAACACCATCCCTGGAATATGGGCGGGGACGGGTATATTTATTATCCTTTTCATAGCAGTAATAGAAAAAAGCGAAGCTCAGAAGGATTACAGCTGTTATCAGCAGGAACGCCTGCTTCTCTCTGACTTTCATCATGGCTTCCTCCTGCTCCTTCTTTTGTACCAGGATAACACCGCTATACCCGCTGCCGCTCCCAGGACAGTACGGAAGATGAATCCTGAAGGATTATCCCTTTGAAGGCGGCCGGAGTCCGCATCCATACCCTCTCCGGCAGGTTCCTCCCGGTTTTCAGTGGCATTTTCTTCCAACAGATTCCCTGTCCTCAAACCATCTTCGTGAAAGGAGTCTTCTGCTTCCCCGCCACCGTATGCCCGGCCGTCTTCTCCAAGCGCTGAACCGGAGGCCCCCGGCCTATCCCCTGCGCCTGCGCCAGACGCGTCCCGCGCGGCCATGCC
Coding sequences within:
- a CDS encoding sensor histidine kinase; the protein is MMKVREKQAFLLITAVILLSFAFFYYCYEKDNKYTRPRPYSRDGVIWLEEQWYSRHPMFYLTDGWSFYQDKLLSPDEIENHTPDAYFYIGRYGGFDLGDREASPHGKGTYRTVILTEGHEQEYGLELTPVYSRWRLWVNGKLKQSVGMDGNINGDMGPRPPVSMVTFTAKDRIEIVVEAEDDSHFYSGMVYPPAFGVPQLVSRTSELRLLIHGAAIMAAFLIGAMCLCLGAVRRFSRPYGAMAFLCFCFCGSTAWPLFQVMSESMYWVLLAERFCYYGMFFSMMWIQWQICGLPGRVYVPACAAGFLICLSVLIQPLIPAETAGALYTYGNILGLYKWFTAFWLLATSGWAVCKKRPCCLAVLAGNSVFMCALVAGKMFPLHEPVLTGWFAELAGGVIILITGGIMIYDVDRTYKESLRLKMEQQLSQVQLEARARYGALQQEYIRGTRKQLHETRNRLTLIKHYLDTGETDKLKEYLKGLVSSTVDMENGEYTGHILMDSILAVELGTARSQGIYVEAEGDRLPGSLAVHDAHLTALLMNLLDNAIEACSRLPEDGEKWISLEIGRVGTGLTILCTNSSLPREEGRSTSKEDSRAHGYGMELMSQVVREYRGTFETTWYTDSFSARIFLPDAVKDGEL